From one Anopheles bellator chromosome 1, idAnoBellAS_SP24_06.2, whole genome shotgun sequence genomic stretch:
- the LOC131205519 gene encoding retinitis pigmentosa 1-like 1 protein isoform X1: MVVKVYISGMSGNKEVKKRQQRVTMIMDSKHIEYSIIDITEPGQEGEKDFMQTNAQHKGCTISDPNPRHALPPQLFNDTEYCGDYDDFDLANEVDSLEVFLKLAAPAPAVAVVPVETEHKNGDAADDENKENKTEANKDDNAADGAEDAGDAVDGPNEREHNLDEVMVEEETNRVEAQPEAQPEANGQSEGVDEEANSSLVSDNDATKDDGTETNTDPSQSVGEIDKEPDGSIVENSESLSPGPDEETPDKGRSTNVDETEQNEAETEPQKDDAVEDNDSEHGTNQHDEEELAVEQTSERQEQATEEVNKTTDEEDRAAQKDHTEASQQDADTESNPESHPVDDDPVEPVELAAEPEEQVTALPGSKDELDDAGGSDDDRSQSRRSSTDEQEEIEDVRPPTEDRPASPAHASKDVVEVRPVAGDGAMEADGSDTEEQELLRASAALAGQSEDAQEIIEVDEPLEEAEDTGEQQTGAGEEEISSKLVDTDDPMLAEQEQEE; the protein is encoded by the exons GTGAAAAAACGGCAGCAACGGGTCACGATGATCATGGACAGCAAGCACATAGAGTACAGCATCATCGACATCACAGAGCCGGGCCAGGAGGGGGAAAAGGATTTTATGCAGACGAACGCCCAGCACAAAGGATGCACGATCAGCGATCCTAACCCGCGGCACGCCCTGCCACCGCAGCTGTTCAACGACACCGAGTACTGTGGTGACTACGACGACTTCGACCTGGCGAACGAGGTGGACAGTCTGGAGGTGTTCCTGAAGCTGGCGGCACCGGCCCcagcagtggcggtggtgcccgTCGAGACGGAGCACAAGAATGGCGACGCGGCCGATgacgaaaacaaagaaaacaagacTGAAGCCAACAAGGACGACAACGCTGCCGACGGTGCCGAGGACGCTGGCGATGCCGTGGATGGCCCGAACGAG CGCGAACACAATCTCGACGAGGTCATGGTTGAGGAGGAGACCAACCGGGTGGAAGCCCAACCGGAAGcccaaccggaagcgaatGGCCAGTCAGAGGGCGTAGATGAGGAAGCAAACAGTAGCCTTGTTTCCGACAACGATGCAACGAAAGacgacggaaccgaaacgaataCCGACCCGTCGCAATCAGTTGGAGAGATTGATAAGGAACCGGATGGGTCGATCGTGGAGAACAGTGAAAGCCTGTCACCGGGACCGGATGAAGAAACACCCGATAAGGGGAGATCTACTAACGTAGATGAGACAGAACAGAACGAAGCAGAAACCGAGCCTCAAAAAGACGATGCTGTTGAGGATAATGACTCTGAGCACGGAACGAATCAACATGATGAGGAGGAACTTGCAGTGGAACAAACTTCAGAGCGGCAGGAACAAGCAACTGAAGAAGTAAACAAGACGACGGACGAGGAGGATAGAGCAGCACAAAAGGATCACACCGAAGCATCCCAACAGGATGCTGATACCGAATCCAACCCAGAGTCGCATCCCGTTGATGACGATCCTGTGGAACCGGTCGAACTcgcagcggaaccggaagaacAGGTTACAGCTCTTCCGGGCAGTAAAGACGAACTCGACGACGCCGGCGGGTCGGATGACGATCGAAGTCAATCGAGGCGAAGCTCTACGGACGAGCAGGAGGAGATAGAAGACGTGCGGCCCCCGACGGAGGATCGCCCGGCCAGTCCGGCGCATGCGAGTAAAGACGTCGTCGAG GTACGTCCCGTGGCTGGCGATGGTGCGATGGAGGCCGACGGTAGCGACACGGAGGAGCAGGAGCTGCTCCGCGCATCGGCAGCACTGGCCGGTCAGAGTGAGGATGCGCAGGAGATCATCGAGGTCGACGAGCCGCTGGAAGAAGCAGAGGACACTGGCGAGCAGCAGACCGGTGCAGGAGAG GAAGAGATCTCCAGCAAGCTAGTCGATACCGATGATCCCATGTTGGCCGAGCAGGAGCAAGAGGAGTAG
- the LOC131205519 gene encoding SH3 domain-binding glutamic acid-rich protein homolog isoform X3, with product MVVKVYISGMSGNKEVKKRQQRVTMIMDSKHIEYSIIDITEPGQEGEKDFMQTNAQHKGCTISDPNPRHALPPQLFNDTEYCGDYDDFDLANEVDSLEVFLKLAAPAPAVAVVPVETEHKNGDAADDENKENKTEANKDDNAADGAEDAGDAVDGPNEEEISSKLVDTDDPMLAEQEQEE from the exons GTGAAAAAACGGCAGCAACGGGTCACGATGATCATGGACAGCAAGCACATAGAGTACAGCATCATCGACATCACAGAGCCGGGCCAGGAGGGGGAAAAGGATTTTATGCAGACGAACGCCCAGCACAAAGGATGCACGATCAGCGATCCTAACCCGCGGCACGCCCTGCCACCGCAGCTGTTCAACGACACCGAGTACTGTGGTGACTACGACGACTTCGACCTGGCGAACGAGGTGGACAGTCTGGAGGTGTTCCTGAAGCTGGCGGCACCGGCCCcagcagtggcggtggtgcccgTCGAGACGGAGCACAAGAATGGCGACGCGGCCGATgacgaaaacaaagaaaacaagacTGAAGCCAACAAGGACGACAACGCTGCCGACGGTGCCGAGGACGCTGGCGATGCCGTGGATGGCCCGAACGAG GAAGAGATCTCCAGCAAGCTAGTCGATACCGATGATCCCATGTTGGCCGAGCAGGAGCAAGAGGAGTAG
- the LOC131205519 gene encoding SH3 domain-binding glutamic acid-rich protein homolog isoform X2, with the protein MVVKVYISGMSGNKEVKKRQQRVTMIMDSKHIEYSIIDITEPGQEGEKDFMQTNAQHKGCTISDPNPRHALPPQLFNDTEYCGDYDDFDLANEVDSLEVFLKLAAPAPAVAVVPVETEHKNGDAADDENKENKTEANKDDNAADGAEDAGDAVDGPNEVRPVAGDGAMEADGSDTEEQELLRASAALAGQSEDAQEIIEVDEPLEEAEDTGEQQTGAGEEEISSKLVDTDDPMLAEQEQEE; encoded by the exons GTGAAAAAACGGCAGCAACGGGTCACGATGATCATGGACAGCAAGCACATAGAGTACAGCATCATCGACATCACAGAGCCGGGCCAGGAGGGGGAAAAGGATTTTATGCAGACGAACGCCCAGCACAAAGGATGCACGATCAGCGATCCTAACCCGCGGCACGCCCTGCCACCGCAGCTGTTCAACGACACCGAGTACTGTGGTGACTACGACGACTTCGACCTGGCGAACGAGGTGGACAGTCTGGAGGTGTTCCTGAAGCTGGCGGCACCGGCCCcagcagtggcggtggtgcccgTCGAGACGGAGCACAAGAATGGCGACGCGGCCGATgacgaaaacaaagaaaacaagacTGAAGCCAACAAGGACGACAACGCTGCCGACGGTGCCGAGGACGCTGGCGATGCCGTGGATGGCCCGAACGAG GTACGTCCCGTGGCTGGCGATGGTGCGATGGAGGCCGACGGTAGCGACACGGAGGAGCAGGAGCTGCTCCGCGCATCGGCAGCACTGGCCGGTCAGAGTGAGGATGCGCAGGAGATCATCGAGGTCGACGAGCCGCTGGAAGAAGCAGAGGACACTGGCGAGCAGCAGACCGGTGCAGGAGAG GAAGAGATCTCCAGCAAGCTAGTCGATACCGATGATCCCATGTTGGCCGAGCAGGAGCAAGAGGAGTAG